From one Flavobacterium kingsejongi genomic stretch:
- a CDS encoding SPFH domain-containing protein produces MTPNIPLILLFIVGLFIFLSSFFTVKQQTAVVVERFGRFLSIRNSGLQLKIPIVDKIAGKINLKIQQLDVIIETKTKENVFVKMKVSVQFKVIQDKVYEAFYKLEYPHDQITSYVFDVVRAEVPKLKLDDVFERKDDIAIAVKRELNEAMTTYGYDIINTLITDIDPDIQVKNAMNRINAADREKSAAEYEAEAGRIRIVAKAKAEAESKRLQGQGIADQRREIARGLVESVDVLNKVGINSQEASALIVVTQHYDTLQAIGADSNSNLILLPNSPQAGSDMLNNMVASFTASNQVGEAMKRGAKKNPPRENRNDFIKPSDNPYTEPTDDPDII; encoded by the coding sequence ATGACACCAAACATTCCATTAATTTTATTATTCATTGTAGGGCTATTTATCTTCCTGTCCTCTTTCTTTACTGTAAAGCAGCAAACCGCTGTTGTAGTAGAACGCTTTGGAAGATTTCTTAGTATCCGTAACTCCGGTTTACAACTTAAAATTCCGATAGTCGATAAGATCGCAGGAAAGATCAATCTAAAGATCCAACAGCTTGATGTAATCATTGAAACAAAAACGAAAGAAAATGTGTTCGTTAAGATGAAAGTATCGGTACAGTTCAAAGTAATACAGGACAAAGTATATGAAGCTTTTTATAAACTGGAATATCCACACGACCAAATTACTTCGTATGTATTTGACGTAGTTCGTGCCGAAGTACCAAAATTAAAGCTGGATGACGTTTTTGAACGTAAAGATGATATTGCTATTGCGGTAAAAAGAGAACTTAATGAAGCGATGACTACCTATGGATATGACATTATCAACACATTAATTACCGACATTGATCCGGATATCCAGGTTAAAAATGCGATGAACCGTATTAATGCTGCCGACCGTGAGAAATCCGCTGCAGAATATGAAGCAGAAGCTGGAAGGATTCGTATTGTTGCTAAAGCAAAAGCAGAAGCAGAAAGCAAAAGACTTCAGGGACAGGGTATTGCTGACCAAAGAAGAGAAATTGCAAGAGGTTTGGTGGAAAGTGTTGATGTATTGAATAAAGTGGGGATTAACTCACAGGAAGCTTCTGCATTGATTGTAGTAACCCAACATTATGATACTCTACAGGCAATTGGTGCAGATAGTAATTCCAATTTGATTTTGCTCCCTAACTCCCCTCAGGCTGGCAGTGACATGCTAAATAATATGGTTGCATCGTTCACAGCATCGAACCAAGTGGGTGAAGCCATGAAGAGAGGCGCAAAAAAGAATCCGCCAAGAGAAAATAGAAATGATTTTATCAAGCCATCTGACAATCCGTATACGGAACCTACAGATGATCCGGATATCATTTAA
- a CDS encoding DUF6327 family protein produces the protein MMESKTYRTYDEINRDLEILKMEKDLAYHKLVRSFDDTKDNLAPMNMIGSVPKAAIRLLGIIPGPVKSMGLTYLLKKIFK, from the coding sequence ATGATGGAAAGTAAGACATATAGAACATACGATGAAATCAACAGGGATTTGGAAATTCTTAAAATGGAAAAGGATCTCGCATACCATAAGCTCGTTAGAAGCTTTGACGATACCAAAGATAATTTAGCCCCAATGAATATGATTGGGAGTGTCCCTAAAGCTGCTATCCGGCTTTTAGGCATTATTCCAGGACCCGTCAAAAGTATGGGCTTAACCTATTTGCTCAAAAAGATATTTAAATAA
- a CDS encoding competence protein, with the protein MGFEKIKESAGDLHEQAKEFIDVNVEYYKLWSFKILMKSTTMMLKMFLLGIMLLIVTIFFSIALALAIGYALDNFAWGFFIVGAIYLIVSIVIYKVQDKIVEGPILEKFSKIFLKKY; encoded by the coding sequence ATGGGATTTGAAAAAATAAAAGAAAGTGCAGGGGATTTGCATGAACAGGCAAAGGAGTTTATCGATGTAAATGTCGAATATTATAAACTCTGGAGTTTTAAAATCCTGATGAAGTCAACGACAATGATGCTTAAAATGTTTTTGTTAGGCATTATGCTGTTGATTGTTACCATATTTTTTTCAATTGCATTAGCTTTAGCTATAGGGTATGCATTGGATAACTTTGCCTGGGGATTTTTTATCGTAGGAGCAATTTATCTTATCGTTTCTATTGTAATATATAAAGTTCAGGACAAGATTGTTGAAGGTCCGATTTTAGAAAAATTTTCAAAAATATTTTTAAAAAAGTACTAA
- a CDS encoding YtxH domain-containing protein: MSNNAGKAIGAILVGAAIGAGIGVLFAPDKGSKTRGKIKDGYDKSKDELKDKFNSLADTLKMKAQKTKLDLEATFDDLVANVDDKTEDVIATLENKLADLKKAAAAAKK, encoded by the coding sequence ATGTCAAATAACGCAGGAAAAGCTATCGGAGCAATTTTAGTAGGTGCAGCCATCGGTGCTGGAATAGGAGTTTTATTTGCTCCTGATAAAGGTTCAAAAACAAGAGGAAAAATTAAAGACGGTTATGATAAATCGAAAGACGAACTAAAAGATAAATTCAATAGTTTGGCTGACACTTTAAAAATGAAAGCTCAAAAAACGAAATTAGATTTAGAAGCTACCTTCGATGATTTAGTTGCTAATGTTGATGATAAAACTGAAGATGTTATTGCTACATTGGAGAATAAATTGGCAGACTTGAAAAAAGCAGCCGCAGCAGCAAAGAAATAA
- a CDS encoding glutamine--tRNA ligase/YqeY domain fusion protein, translated as MSTEEKSLNFIEQIIEEDIKNGLPQDKLRFRFPPEPNGYLHIGHASSIALNFGLGIDYQSPVNLRFDDTNPAKEEQEFVDAIKRDIEWLGYQWAEERYASDYFDQLYDWAVLFIKNGKAYVDSQTSEEMAAQKGTPTVTGTDSPFRERSVAENLDLFERMKNGEFPEGTHILRAKIDMKSTNMLMRDPIMYRILHKPHHRTGTDWKIYPMYDWAHGESDYLEQISHSFCTLEFLPHRELYDWFLDQICGADKVRPKQREFARRNLSHTVVSKRKLLQLVNEKHVNGWDDPRMSTISGMRRRGYTSAAIRNFTNTTGIAKRDNLIDVSVLEFCVREDLNKIAPRVMAVLDPVKLIIDNYPADKTEWLEAENNQEDDTAGFRKVPFSKVLYIEREDFLEEASSKFFRLTLGKEVRLKNAYIIKGESVVKDENGTITEIHVTYDIDSLSGSGTEASQRKVSGTLHWVAVDHAIEAEIRLYDRLFSDESPDTHKGKDFLEFVNPNSLKISKGYLEPSLKDVKPGDKFQFQRLGYFTVDKDSTENNIVFNRTVGLKDTWEEKGKKEENSINNGLKEINKYFKVATAEERFVIESAIGETLKTVSNFSLLQNTLKKNVNNTKSSLLFSNLLLKYNTALKTTDVDLELLHKLYTMSLKSESPYVRYEVLQNLKRDSANLNEFKSQLSDLKNSEKNDQVLATVSEMV; from the coding sequence ATGTCCACTGAAGAAAAATCATTGAATTTTATAGAGCAAATCATTGAGGAAGATATTAAAAATGGCCTTCCGCAGGATAAATTGCGTTTTCGTTTTCCACCAGAACCCAACGGGTATTTGCACATCGGGCATGCGAGTTCGATTGCATTAAATTTTGGTTTGGGGATTGATTACCAATCTCCCGTAAATCTGCGTTTTGACGACACGAATCCAGCCAAAGAAGAGCAGGAATTTGTGGATGCGATCAAACGTGATATCGAATGGCTTGGTTACCAGTGGGCAGAAGAACGTTATGCATCTGATTATTTCGATCAGTTGTACGACTGGGCCGTATTATTTATTAAAAATGGTAAGGCTTATGTTGACAGCCAGACTTCAGAAGAGATGGCTGCACAAAAAGGAACACCAACAGTAACCGGTACCGATAGTCCATTCAGGGAACGTTCCGTGGCAGAAAATCTTGACTTATTCGAAAGAATGAAGAATGGTGAATTTCCCGAAGGAACACATATTTTGCGTGCCAAAATCGATATGAAATCGACGAATATGCTCATGCGGGATCCGATCATGTATCGCATTCTACATAAGCCGCACCACCGAACCGGAACCGATTGGAAAATTTACCCAATGTACGATTGGGCTCATGGGGAAAGCGATTACCTCGAGCAAATTTCACATTCCTTCTGCACACTGGAATTTTTACCACACCGTGAATTATACGATTGGTTTTTGGATCAAATTTGTGGGGCAGATAAAGTACGTCCAAAACAAAGGGAATTTGCCAGGAGGAATCTGTCACACACCGTAGTAAGCAAAAGAAAATTACTGCAATTGGTGAATGAAAAACATGTGAATGGTTGGGATGATCCAAGGATGTCTACAATTTCGGGAATGAGAAGAAGAGGGTATACATCTGCTGCTATCCGTAATTTCACCAATACAACGGGGATAGCAAAACGGGATAACCTTATCGATGTCAGTGTTTTGGAATTTTGTGTTCGTGAAGACCTGAATAAAATTGCACCAAGGGTTATGGCTGTTTTAGATCCGGTAAAATTGATTATTGATAATTATCCGGCAGATAAGACTGAATGGCTTGAAGCGGAAAATAATCAGGAAGATGACACTGCCGGTTTTAGAAAAGTTCCTTTTTCGAAAGTATTATATATCGAAAGGGAAGATTTCCTGGAAGAAGCCAGCAGCAAATTTTTCCGTTTGACTTTAGGAAAAGAAGTACGCCTTAAAAATGCTTACATCATTAAAGGTGAGTCAGTTGTAAAAGATGAAAATGGAACAATTACTGAAATTCATGTTACCTACGATATCGATAGTTTGAGTGGCAGCGGTACAGAAGCCAGTCAGCGAAAAGTATCAGGAACCTTGCATTGGGTAGCTGTGGATCATGCTATTGAAGCTGAAATCAGGCTGTACGATCGCTTGTTTAGTGATGAATCACCAGACACCCACAAAGGAAAAGACTTTTTAGAATTTGTTAATCCAAACTCTCTAAAAATATCCAAAGGGTATCTTGAGCCAAGCTTGAAAGATGTGAAACCGGGAGATAAATTCCAATTTCAAAGATTGGGCTATTTTACTGTGGATAAGGATAGTACAGAAAATAATATTGTTTTTAACAGGACTGTTGGATTGAAGGATACCTGGGAAGAAAAAGGTAAAAAAGAAGAGAATAGCATTAATAATGGGCTTAAAGAAATCAATAAATATTTTAAAGTAGCTACTGCGGAAGAGCGATTTGTTATCGAATCGGCCATTGGTGAAACTTTAAAAACAGTTTCAAATTTCAGTTTGTTGCAAAATACTTTGAAAAAGAATGTCAACAATACGAAGAGTTCATTGCTGTTTTCAAATTTACTTTTGAAATATAATACTGCGCTTAAAACAACTGACGTTGATTTAGAATTGCTACATAAATTATATACAATGTCTTTAAAAAGTGAATCTCCATATGTACGCTATGAGGTGTTGCAAAATTTAAAAAGAGATAGCGCAAATTTGAACGAATTTAAATCACAACTTTCCGATTTGAAAAATTCTGAAAAGAATGACCAGGTTTTGGCCACAGTTTCAGAAATGGTCTAA
- a CDS encoding gliding motility-associated C-terminal domain-containing protein encodes MKITLPSKTISWCFIALVFVCSTPLYSQFINAPTLGFTEACASPAFNQFNASFSYLGNFGTGNQFIVELSAPGGTFTQSTVVATLPQHTSPVPTSFSLPTNLIGGTYKIRIRSTTPAITSAASNLLFYANYMSYNQSFSINNSQPNINLCGGENYTLSIDANASAPINNPNLTYKWMRNFGEITGQTGSSIVVNQPGSYYALVNYGNCNPSSQAYSNAVTVAVSPSLTVTLTTDDNSNVICDGDDKVLVSSVQNPSYSYQWYHNDVLQPNATTDLFTATLPGNYYLKVVTGTCFYQSNTLLLTTAPITATLNLPAVSTIIPGEEKTIILTDNALQPTYQWYKDGQLLTGETSPSLITGQAGTYKVILTQNQGCLTQIERTVTLAYPLSFEAVVSAGTYQSCVSTSATLSLTELKAITANGTVDITQNNYGYALQWFQNTTAINGATTPALILNDATANGNYSLQISIPEFAPVVSNTIAIDLKITEANVLTASDPLCTEGNPVVLSSSVANVAYTYKWQKDGITIAGAVLQNYTATTSGTYTVSIQSGACTVLSNPIVLSTASITATIDGPSTDVLFPGQQKTLTTTTNALQPTYIWYRNEQVIPLQTNASIQISEPGVYRVAVTQNEDCVLTAESSVTIAYPSVFEVSIQLPPSYQECVTENVTLSMSQFTAETANGPVDLSANPYNYDFQWYKNGIAVTNATTASLILNGAETNGIYTLIVTIPDFDPVSTNAITVQLAIPNTVISTTDVLCEEGDSVLLQSNIVGTTYTYSWQKNGVTIATANQNNYTATTSGTYILTVMNGNCTTTSNTIQLQSGAISVSIQPLADLLILPNQTRILTAITSALQPTYSWYKESVLLPGENNSTLTVSQPGDYTVRVTQNQGCTLSGESQIITLVYPTGFEAEVTTAAYQECITENTSLSLSQFTALTQSGTIDLITNPYQYTFQWYKNGTPILNANATTLALVGNTASGNYQLEITIPDFSPVVSNTIALQLALENPVISTTDLLCEEGDAVLLQSNSTALGNVYSWQKNGILIPDADQNNYTATTSGTYTMIVMHGNCTATSNSITLQAGTITAAIQPLTDLVILPNQTRTLTAITSALQPTYSWYNAGVLLPGENASTLTVSQPGEYTVRVTQNQGCILNGESQIVTLVYPTGFEVGITTTAYQECSTENMTLSVDQFNALTQSGVIDLISNPYQYAFQWYKDDTPVLTANAATLALTGTADSGSYQLEITIPGFSPVLSNTLTIQLAITTIPVITTTGILCGTGDSIVLESSIQDLSFTYEWYKNGILITDADQPVYSTTTVGDYSVTIRKGNCSSTSLSYTVQTAIIDLAIQNVDNSIILPNQVITITTTTTAQQPTYEWYQNGILITGEQNSTIAATTPGTYKVIVTQTQGCILTKEAEITLVYPQGFDVAIGSNNYQECVNETATLHISQFIANTGTGTIDLLNNTYNYGYQWYKDTQPVTGATSVSLTINTAAENGNYYLEVTIPGFAAVQSNLFVLKLKLAEQAVISTTDTYCDPNSTVLLSSSVTHPWYSYAWFKTGNTTILGTQPTLTAPGLGSYYLEISYNGCTISSNTLDITPFDPSLVTIDAPEMISLVEGTTQTITASGATAYLWTSNGTVVSTTAQLTISQAGTYVLTASAGRCEVVKTITVTLLENHYTVIPNVVTPNADGSNDLWTLPEKYAYRPNVEIVIYDSKGKVVFQTVNYQNNWPTDALNLSKKTPVYYYTILENGTIIKKGSITIIK; translated from the coding sequence ATGAAAATAACTTTACCTTCTAAGACAATTAGTTGGTGTTTTATTGCATTGGTATTTGTTTGTAGCACCCCACTCTATTCACAATTCATCAATGCTCCAACCCTGGGCTTTACTGAAGCCTGTGCCTCTCCGGCATTCAATCAGTTTAATGCTTCTTTTTCCTATCTTGGAAATTTTGGCACGGGTAACCAGTTTATTGTAGAACTGTCTGCTCCCGGCGGCACTTTTACACAATCTACTGTGGTAGCGACTCTTCCACAGCATACTTCCCCGGTTCCAACTTCTTTTTCCTTACCGACTAACCTCATTGGAGGAACTTATAAAATACGCATCCGAAGTACTACTCCTGCTATCACCAGTGCAGCCTCGAACTTGTTATTTTATGCGAATTACATGTCCTACAACCAGAGTTTTTCCATCAATAACAGCCAGCCCAACATCAACCTTTGTGGCGGAGAAAATTATACGCTTTCGATAGATGCCAATGCCAGTGCGCCTATAAACAATCCCAACCTGACGTATAAATGGATGCGGAATTTTGGAGAAATAACCGGTCAGACGGGTTCTTCTATTGTAGTCAATCAGCCGGGATCCTATTATGCCCTGGTAAACTATGGAAATTGCAATCCTTCTTCCCAGGCCTATTCCAATGCAGTAACTGTGGCAGTAAGCCCGTCACTAACGGTAACTCTAACCACGGATGATAACTCCAATGTAATTTGTGATGGAGATGATAAAGTCTTAGTCAGTTCGGTACAAAATCCGAGTTATTCCTACCAATGGTACCATAATGATGTGTTACAGCCCAATGCTACTACCGATCTCTTCACGGCAACACTACCGGGCAACTATTACCTGAAAGTGGTCACCGGAACCTGCTTTTATCAATCGAATACACTACTACTTACGACTGCTCCCATAACAGCTACACTCAATCTTCCAGCTGTTAGCACCATTATACCCGGAGAAGAAAAAACGATTATCCTAACCGACAATGCCCTACAGCCTACTTACCAATGGTACAAAGATGGTCAGCTCCTAACCGGAGAAACATCACCTTCCCTAATCACAGGCCAGGCCGGAACCTATAAAGTAATCCTTACACAAAACCAGGGATGCCTTACACAAATCGAAAGGACGGTTACCTTAGCCTATCCACTATCATTTGAAGCCGTTGTAAGTGCAGGCACATATCAATCGTGTGTCAGTACTTCCGCTACTCTTTCCCTAACGGAACTTAAAGCCATAACCGCTAACGGAACCGTAGATATTACACAGAACAATTATGGCTATGCCCTTCAGTGGTTCCAGAATACTACTGCTATCAATGGTGCCACAACGCCTGCACTAATCCTGAATGACGCTACAGCCAATGGCAATTACAGCCTGCAAATCAGTATTCCAGAATTCGCCCCTGTTGTTTCCAATACCATAGCGATCGACCTGAAAATAACCGAAGCAAATGTGCTGACTGCCTCAGACCCTTTGTGTACTGAAGGAAATCCAGTGGTATTAAGCAGTAGCGTGGCTAATGTGGCCTATACCTACAAATGGCAAAAAGATGGCATCACGATAGCTGGTGCTGTATTGCAAAATTATACTGCAACAACCTCCGGAACATATACTGTTAGCATCCAAAGTGGTGCCTGCACAGTGCTTTCCAATCCTATAGTCCTTAGCACAGCTTCTATTACAGCCACCATCGATGGGCCTTCAACAGATGTGCTGTTTCCGGGACAACAAAAAACACTGACTACAACAACTAATGCTTTACAGCCCACTTATATCTGGTACCGAAATGAGCAGGTAATTCCATTACAAACGAATGCCAGCATCCAAATCAGCGAGCCTGGAGTATATCGGGTGGCTGTCACTCAAAACGAGGATTGTGTACTGACTGCTGAAAGTAGCGTTACTATTGCCTATCCTTCAGTATTTGAGGTGAGCATCCAGTTACCGCCCTCCTACCAGGAATGCGTAACGGAAAATGTAACCTTAAGCATGAGCCAGTTTACAGCAGAAACGGCAAATGGCCCAGTCGACCTTAGTGCCAACCCTTACAATTATGACTTTCAATGGTATAAAAATGGGATTGCCGTAACCAATGCAACCACAGCTTCCCTGATCCTAAACGGTGCTGAAACCAATGGGATTTATACGCTTATTGTGACAATTCCTGATTTTGATCCGGTAAGCACTAATGCCATTACCGTACAGCTTGCTATTCCAAATACAGTCATCAGTACTACCGATGTCCTCTGTGAAGAAGGTGATTCGGTACTTTTGCAATCCAATATTGTCGGTACTACGTATACTTATTCATGGCAAAAAAATGGAGTCACCATTGCCACAGCAAACCAAAATAATTACACTGCAACGACCTCCGGCACCTACATATTAACTGTTATGAATGGTAACTGTACCACTACTTCAAATACTATCCAATTACAGTCAGGCGCTATTAGTGTCTCCATTCAGCCTTTAGCGGATCTGTTGATCCTGCCGAACCAGACCCGTATCCTAACAGCAATCACCTCTGCCCTGCAACCGACTTACAGTTGGTATAAAGAGAGTGTATTGCTACCCGGTGAAAACAACAGTACCCTGACAGTGTCACAACCGGGTGATTATACTGTAAGGGTCACACAAAACCAAGGATGTACATTGAGCGGGGAAAGTCAAATCATAACCTTAGTTTACCCAACAGGATTTGAAGCCGAGGTAACAACAGCTGCCTATCAGGAATGCATCACTGAAAATACATCACTAAGCTTAAGCCAGTTTACTGCACTTACACAATCGGGTACTATTGATCTTATCACAAATCCCTACCAATACACTTTTCAATGGTATAAAAATGGCACCCCAATACTCAACGCCAATGCCACAACACTCGCATTAGTTGGAAATACAGCCAGTGGCAATTACCAACTGGAAATCACAATCCCTGATTTTAGTCCTGTGGTATCGAATACGATTGCCCTGCAGCTGGCTCTTGAAAATCCGGTCATTAGTACTACGGACCTGTTGTGTGAAGAAGGAGATGCAGTACTGCTGCAATCCAATAGTACTGCTCTCGGAAATGTATATTCATGGCAAAAAAATGGCATTCTAATACCTGATGCTGATCAAAATAATTATACTGCAACGACTTCCGGAACGTATACGATGATTGTCATGCATGGCAATTGTACCGCTACTTCCAATAGTATTACACTTCAGGCAGGAACGATCACCGCAGCAATCCAACCACTGACAGATTTAGTGATTCTTCCGAATCAAACCCGAACCCTTACCGCCATCACATCTGCTTTACAACCTACTTACAGTTGGTATAATGCTGGCGTATTGCTACCGGGAGAGAATGCCAGTACACTCACCGTGTCACAACCGGGTGAGTACACTGTAAGGGTAACACAAAATCAAGGGTGTATCCTGAATGGGGAAAGTCAAATCGTGACCCTGGTATATCCAACAGGATTTGAAGTGGGTATCACCACAACTGCTTATCAGGAATGCAGTACTGAAAACATGACACTCAGCGTGGACCAATTTAATGCACTTACCCAATCGGGGGTTATTGACCTTATTTCGAATCCGTATCAATATGCTTTTCAATGGTATAAAGACGATACTCCGGTACTCACCGCCAATGCAGCCACACTTGCCCTAACTGGTACCGCAGACAGTGGCAGCTATCAGTTAGAGATTACAATTCCTGGCTTTAGTCCAGTCTTATCCAATACACTCACTATACAATTGGCTATTACTACCATTCCGGTTATCACTACTACAGGCATTTTGTGTGGAACAGGTGACAGTATTGTATTGGAAAGTTCCATACAGGACCTGAGTTTTACGTATGAATGGTATAAAAATGGTATCCTGATTACTGATGCAGATCAGCCGGTTTACAGCACTACGACTGTGGGAGATTATAGTGTTACCATCCGAAAAGGAAACTGCTCCAGCACTTCGCTATCCTACACTGTTCAAACGGCTATAATTGATCTGGCCATCCAAAATGTTGATAATAGCATCATCCTCCCGAATCAGGTCATAACGATTACGACGACGACTACAGCCCAACAACCGACCTATGAATGGTACCAAAATGGAATTCTTATCACGGGAGAACAAAACAGCACAATCGCGGCTACAACTCCTGGAACTTATAAAGTTATCGTAACCCAAACACAGGGGTGCATCCTGACCAAAGAAGCAGAAATAACATTGGTGTATCCACAAGGTTTTGATGTGGCTATCGGATCGAATAACTATCAGGAATGTGTCAATGAAACCGCTACCCTGCATATTTCACAATTCATAGCAAATACTGGGACAGGCACGATTGATCTTTTGAACAATACCTATAATTACGGCTACCAATGGTATAAAGATACCCAGCCAGTAACAGGTGCTACCAGTGTCTCTCTTACAATTAATACTGCTGCGGAAAATGGCAATTATTACCTGGAAGTTACAATTCCCGGTTTTGCAGCAGTACAATCTAATTTATTCGTACTGAAATTAAAACTTGCGGAACAGGCTGTAATCAGTACTACAGATACGTATTGCGATCCCAATTCGACAGTCCTATTATCCAGTTCTGTAACGCATCCCTGGTACAGCTATGCCTGGTTTAAAACAGGCAATACTACTATTTTAGGGACACAACCAACGCTAACAGCACCAGGATTGGGCAGTTATTACCTTGAAATAAGTTACAATGGCTGTACTATCAGCTCAAATACACTGGATATAACGCCTTTCGACCCTTCATTGGTCACTATAGACGCTCCAGAGATGATCAGCCTTGTAGAAGGCACTACACAAACGATTACTGCCAGTGGGGCAACAGCTTACCTATGGACCAGTAATGGTACAGTAGTGTCTACAACTGCTCAGCTGACAATTTCCCAAGCCGGGACTTATGTGCTTACTGCCAGTGCAGGAAGGTGTGAAGTGGTGAAGACCATTACCGTTACCTTGCTTGAAAATCACTATACGGTGATTCCAAATGTAGTCACTCCCAATGCTGATGGTAGTAACGATTTGTGGACACTCCCGGAAAAATACGCCTATCGGCCGAATGTTGAAATCGTAATTTATGATTCCAAGGGTAAAGTAGTATTCCAAACCGTGAACTACCAGAACAACTGGCCGACTGATGCTTTAAACCTTTCTAAGAAAACACCTGTGTATTATTATACCATCCTGGAGAATGGTACTATAATCAAAAAAGGATCAATAACAATTATTAAATAG
- a CDS encoding PorP/SprF family type IX secretion system membrane protein: MVKKYIYLFPLFTLFCLFKAQAQEAPALTFTVPSQNALVYNRFLQNPTFSFVRENNTHISMYHRSQWTQFDNSPKFYMLSYSGAFTENSGLGIGLFKQELGILSNFGGIANYAYNVQLAADMNLTLGFNLSYYNSGIDHSKIAAEQPDPYLMQMDKYSLLTLNPGINLNYKQFDLGLYAENMVDYDFKSSRSAKEYSQKSISGHLMYTHKLTTAHGMFEAGDVTAMLRGRQQFEDEFYYGASLLVDFPKLGWAQVGYDGLYGIAVGAGFHITQKLSLGYVYEKGMRDALSNLGPTHEINMVFSIKPKKGTLLPESRGTEMRGPFEALSKSDSLKIKRTAAQETFQDDMERLEAIQTLKKSLDKKNHHLLDMIIQQDSIEKLVREDFDNRLANLKNYVAKLEAENATTAVTATVKKINEKAAEKTQKANDPAVASKPIAGTVPINSTEKNLETEEEIRAYYAKKTKLKREIVQKGNKMSIQDMESGYYIITNVFSSQVHADEFIAEMERKGLKTNYFINPKNNYRYVYLRKFHVWKEALISYYSNVDNTYFGPIWILSINTN, translated from the coding sequence ATGGTAAAAAAATACATTTATTTATTCCCGCTATTCACATTGTTCTGTCTTTTTAAGGCACAGGCACAGGAAGCTCCTGCCCTGACCTTTACCGTACCTTCCCAAAATGCTTTAGTCTATAACCGATTTCTGCAGAATCCTACTTTCTCCTTTGTACGGGAAAACAACACCCATATTTCAATGTACCACCGAAGCCAGTGGACACAGTTTGATAATTCACCCAAATTCTATATGCTGAGTTATTCCGGTGCATTCACAGAAAATTCCGGCTTGGGGATCGGATTGTTCAAACAGGAATTAGGCATACTTTCTAATTTTGGAGGTATTGCCAATTATGCTTACAATGTACAGCTGGCCGCAGACATGAACCTGACCCTTGGTTTTAACCTCAGCTATTACAACAGTGGTATTGATCATAGTAAAATTGCCGCAGAGCAACCGGATCCTTATCTGATGCAAATGGACAAATATTCATTGCTTACTTTAAATCCGGGAATTAACCTGAATTATAAACAATTCGATCTGGGCTTGTATGCTGAAAACATGGTCGATTATGATTTTAAATCAAGCCGTTCGGCAAAAGAATATTCACAAAAATCCATTTCCGGGCATTTGATGTATACCCATAAACTCACCACTGCACACGGGATGTTTGAAGCTGGTGATGTTACCGCAATGCTTCGGGGAAGGCAACAATTTGAAGATGAATTCTATTATGGTGCTTCACTACTGGTCGATTTTCCAAAACTCGGATGGGCACAGGTAGGTTATGACGGCCTTTATGGTATTGCAGTGGGAGCCGGTTTCCACATCACCCAAAAGCTTTCTTTAGGGTATGTTTATGAAAAAGGAATGAGGGACGCCCTTTCCAATTTAGGCCCCACACATGAAATCAATATGGTTTTTTCTATAAAACCCAAAAAAGGAACGTTACTACCGGAATCAAGAGGAACCGAAATGAGAGGCCCTTTTGAAGCCCTTAGTAAAAGTGACAGCCTAAAGATTAAAAGAACGGCCGCACAGGAAACGTTTCAGGATGACATGGAACGCCTGGAAGCGATTCAAACCCTTAAAAAATCACTCGATAAGAAAAACCACCACCTCCTGGATATGATCATCCAGCAGGATTCCATTGAAAAACTCGTACGGGAAGATTTCGATAACCGATTAGCAAACCTGAAAAATTATGTTGCGAAACTGGAAGCTGAAAATGCAACAACTGCTGTTACTGCTACAGTAAAAAAAATCAATGAAAAAGCAGCCGAAAAAACACAAAAGGCCAATGATCCTGCTGTTGCCTCCAAGCCTATAGCAGGTACAGTCCCTATAAATAGTACAGAGAAAAACCTCGAAACGGAGGAGGAAATCCGGGCCTATTATGCGAAAAAAACCAAACTGAAACGGGAAATTGTCCAGAAGGGCAATAAAATGAGCATCCAGGATATGGAATCCGGGTATTATATCATTACCAATGTCTTTTCAAGCCAGGTGCACGCCGATGAATTTATAGCAGAAATGGAGCGTAAAGGCCTCAAAACAAATTATTTTATCAACCCCAAAAACAATTATAGATATGTATACCTCAGAAAATTCCATGTTTGGAAAGAGGCCCTGATCTCTTATTATTCCAACGTAGACAATACTTATTTCGGCCCGATATGGATTTTGAGTATAAACACTAATTAA